A stretch of DNA from Gimesia chilikensis:
ATGGGATTGATCACAGGCTGTCCGGCCTCCTCAGTGAGTTGAAGTGTGACGGCTTTAGTTTCGGGATCAATTTTCCATTCACTCGGCTTGACTGTTTTAATCACCTCACCAATATAGGCTCCCCAGAGATAGCTCCGCGCAGACGGCGTGATCGAGCGGTCCGCGTTTGGATCCTGAAGATAGCGTTCCCGCGATTTGGCCAGAATCTGTTCTACCTTCTCAACAGATTCCGGAGAGTAATCCAGGTCGACCTGAAATACGTCTTGCGCTAACCGGACTGCCCGTTCTGCCTCTTGTTTCATATGACCGGAAGCTCCCAGCCGATCGATTTTCGGCAGACTGACATAGTAATGGCTCAACTGCACGCAGCCGGCGACTCCCAGAATGATGAGCAGGATGATTACATAAATTCTGAGATTACTTTTGGGAGAACTGGTCGTTTTGGGGGCTGTTTCGTTCATGAGTTCGCTTGATCTGCAGAGAGAAGGATTCGCGCTGGGGCTTATTTTACGCTACACAGCAGGCAGGGAGAATATCGACAGGTCGAAATAGAGCAGATGTTGAAAGATCCGCTGCAGCAAACAGCAATTGACAGGCTCCCCTGCTCTTTTAAGATAGCGGGATGGCTGTATTTGCAAACATCATCTTTCTGTTGATCTTATTCATGATCGGATTCGCAATCATTGCGCTGATTTTGATGGGGACGTTATATTTTTTGCGTGTCAATCGAAAGTGGCAGTGGCTGCTGGGGGCGTTTGTGATTTACTGCAGTGCCCTGGGAATCTGGCAATACGGGTTATCACGTCCAGCCGCCGTCTTTGAACGGCAGTTTGGCTTTGCCCCACCAGCTGATGTCTGCGAGTTGCAGTCTTCTACATGGATCCTGGGGGATGCGGGACATATCCGGCTCTCGTTTAATGGGAGCCGTGAGACGGTGCAGCGGATTCTGAAACGTGGTCTCCAGCGGCAGGAGGACATGGGATTTCTGGAACGTTATAATCGCGAGTTTTCAGAATACTTCGTGCACGAACGGGAAGAGCTGATTTATAACAAGGATACCGGGCATGTGGAATTCACCTGGCAGGGCATTGATTAAATAGTGAGTTTCAATCAACGTTGTTTTTTCCTGCCGAACCAGCGACCGATGAGGGCGTAGCGATACCAGCGGAAGTATTTGGGAAGCCAGCGGAAGAGCTGGAAGCGGGATTCGCCGGCGTCGCGGTCTTTCCAGGTAGTGGGAATCTCGCCGATCTTTTCGCCGCGGACAAAGGCCTTGGCGGTCAACTCCAGGGCGATTTCGAAGCCCTGCTCGCTTTCGATCTGCAGTTCATTGACCAGGGCGGCGTCATACAGACGGAAATTATTGGTCGCGTCGTGGGTGGGGAAGCCGACCAGGTAATAGAGTGAGAGTCCCGCCAGGCGGCTGAGCGTGCGTTTGAGCAGCGGACCGCCGAGTTGCCTGCCTCCCTGCATATAACGTGAGGCGCAGACGATCCGGCATCCAGAATGATAAAGCTCGAGCATGGGTGCGACATCGTTGAGGTCGTCGGAAAGGTCGGCCATGATGACCAGGGCCGGTCCGTTGTCTGCCGCCTGGAAGCCGGCCCGGATGGCATTCGCGGGTCCCCTGCCCAGTTCGTTTTTGACCAGTGAGAGGTAGGGACGCGTGGTCGCCAGTTCGCGGGCCACCGGAACCGTGGTGTCTTCGTCAAAGTCGTAGACAACCAAGACGCGGAAAGGTTGCGGCAGCCGCTGGTCGATGGCATCGATCAGGCGGGGGAAGTTTTCGTCCTCGTTATAGACGGGGACGATGACCGAGAGAGGAGTGGCTGCCTGCTCCATCAGATGGTTCCGCGTGCAATCTGTTCTTTAATCCAGGGGATGACCTCGTCCAGCATCTGATCCAGAGTGGTGTCGGCGGTGAAGCCGAGCATGTCTTTTGCTTTCTCAACTGCGGGAGAGCGATACTGCACATCGTGTGGGAATGGCTGTTCGCTTTGATAGCGGAAAGGCTTATCGGGCCCATGAATTTTCTGCCAGATCGTCTCGGCCAGTTCGAGGACCGTCGTCGCCTGGGGGGTGGAGAGGTTGAAGTCTTCGTTGAGGGCCTGGGGATGTTCGACACAGAGCCGGATGCCCCGGGCGAGGTCTCCGCCGTAGGTGTAGTGACGGACCTGCGAGCCGTCGCCGAGAATCTGCAGCGGGTCCTGCCCTTTCATGATTTTCTGAACGAGGTCGGGGACGACATGGCTGAGAGCGAGTTCGATATCACCCGATTTGACATCTTCATCGGTGACTGCCCGGCGTTCTCCGATGCCGACGCAGTTGAAGGGGCGGGCAATTGTGTAAGGCAGACCGTATTGCTGATGTGCTCCCTGGGCATAATACTCCACGGCGAGTTTCTGAAAGCCGTAGGTCGATTCGGGAGGCGGGCAGGTGCGCTGGTCCCCTTCCTGACTGGGAAACTGCTGCGCACATTCAAAGACCATCGACGAGGAAATGACGGTGATTTTCTGCAGTTGTCCTTCACGATGGGCGGCGAGAGCCGCGTCGAAAGCGGCCGCTGTGATGCGTTCATTTTCTGCGAGCAGGTCGTAGGCGAATTTGTGGAAGTAGGAAATACCGCCGATCATCGCGGCGCCGGCGATGAAGTGATCGCAGTCCTTGAGCAGCCGACTGAGCAGGTCGATGTCTTTGGCATCGGCCTGCAGGAATTCGTAGCGGGGATGTCCCTGGTGAGCGGGACTTAATTCGCCGTACTTGGAGAAATTGTCCAGACCGACGACATCGTAGCCGGCCTCCAGCAGTTCTCCGACAACATAACTGCCTATAAACCCGGCGGCGCCGGTAATCAGAACTTTCATGGCTCCTGCCTTGTTGTGAATCCAAATACGTCAATCAGGGGTTTGGTGGTCTGTAAACTGCGATACTCGTCGTGACAGGCCCCGAGGATCAGAATGTCTGACTCCTGCTGAATGGTTTCGAGCGAAACGAAATCGGAACTGTCGATGAAGGGATCGGTACAAAGCACCCGCCGGCATTCCAGCGTCAGCACTTTTCTGAGTTTGTACGATAAAGAACTCCGAGGATCATCGCAATTCCCCTTGAAGCCCATTCCCAGAATCCCGACCGTCAAGCCGGTCAGGTCGTGATTTTTCTTGAGTCGTTCCACAATGAACCCGGGGAGTCCCTCGTTGACCGCCATCGCAGTCTGACCGAGGGTGAGCAGGTTGTGATTGAAGGATGCCAGCTGCATGGTGTCTTTGAGCAGACAGGGACCGCCGGCAAACCCGGCGCGGGCAAAGCCGTTCATGCGGGGGTACTTGTAGGTGATCGCATGATAGATGCGGTCGAAGTCGGCCTCGTAACGCTGGGCCAGCATGTAGAACTGATTCGAGATCGCGAAGTTAATGTAGCGATAGGAATTGGTAAACAGCTTACCCAGTTCGGCTTCGACGGGAGAAAGCTCGATGACTTCCTGACCGAAATCGGAGAAGAAACTGGCCGCCCGCTGTGCTGCCTGTGGGGTACAGCCGCTGACTAACTGGGGGAGTTGTGTCAGTTCCAGGAGTGCCCGACCCTGGGCAATCCGTTCGGGGCAATAGGAGACATCGATCTGCAGGTCACGTTCGGCGACGAGTCGCCCCAGTCGCTGGGTGACTCCGGGGAAGACCGTACTGCGAATGATAAGTAACTGACCGGGGCGGCAGTGCTGGAAGACATCTTCCATCACCTGATCGAAGGCTCTGAGACTGGGGTCGAGATATTCATCAACCGGGGTGCCGATGGTGACGATGATCACATCCTGTTCGGAAAGCGCCGTGAAGCTCGTGGAACAATGCAGGCGGCCGGATTCGAGAACTCGCGGTAGAAGCTGGTCCGCGTTGATTTCCTGGAACGGCATCTGGCCGGAGCGGATTGTATCGAGCTGCGCCTCGTTGAGATCGACGAGCGTTACCGTGTGTCCGCAGTCACACAAGGCCAGGCCGAAAGGGAGTCCCACATGACCGCCTCCCCCGATGATGGCCACGCGGAGAGGATGTTGCACCTGTGTCGTCTCTGTCTGTCCCTCTTGCGCGTTCAACCGGTGACTCCTGTGCTGGTGATGATGGTTGTCATTTCTGACTGGTCTGATCGAGGCTCTGTACCGGGCTGTCTTCCGGCACATAAACTTCGACAAAACAGCTGAAGGGATCATCCGGATCTCCCCAGGTTGCCACGAGACGCCCTTTGAATTCTTGACTCAACTCCCTGTCCCGCATGTCATGGCTGACAATGAGGTAATCGTAGGGAAAAGGACGTGCATCAAAGGCGAATTCGCGGTTGTCCCCGAGGAGCGTCTGACGTCCCGCGGCTGCAAAATTGAAGACATAGGCGCGATCGACCGTATAACGGGCGTCTGCAGGTAACTCCTGAATGATCCGACTGATAAATCGAGGTGCATTGTAATTCACATTCGACCAGTTCGCAATGTGAGCGCCCCAGGTGCGGATCCCCGAACCGGGAAGCATCGCCAGCACAAAACAGGCTGCACCAACCAGTACCGGAAGACGCCAGACGACGCTGCGGTTCCAGAGTGGCGTAGCGAGGCGGCTCAGCCCCCAGCCCAGGCAGAGGAACAGGAGCACGCCGGGATACGACCAGTAGCCTTTGGTCGGGTGGTGGCCCTGGCAGGCAATGAGCAGGTAAATAGAGGACCAGGTGAGCAGCAGCAGGATACGCTGACGATGGTCCCGGGAGCGCCAGGCCAGCCCGGTGCCGATGACTAATCCTGCGGCCATGAGTGAGAGCTGAATCGTGCCCGCGTGTTCGCGGAGCAACTGAAACTGCGTGGCGAAGTAAGGCCAGGGAAACAGAAGACGGGAGATCAGTCCCGGACCGGAGCGGTCGAGGACGTTGGTGAAAAACTGATAGCGGAACGGTTCGGGGTAAGCCAGTATCAGAGGGAGCCATAAGGCGAAGACCGCGAGGGCGCATCCGGTGATCACGGTGCCCCGCAACAGGCGTTGTTGCCAGGTCCCGTTGACGAGCAGTGCCCAGCAGCAGAGCTGAATGCAGTAGACCAGCGCAAAGGGATGCGTGAGCATGCCCAGTCCCAGCAGGAGGCCGACGAGACCCAGGTCGCGGTAGCGTCGTGCGCTATCATGCCAGTGATACATCATCAGGATTGCCAGCAGTCCCCAGAGGCAGCAGAGCATGTCGGGTCGGGAGATGACAGCGGGGAAATAAAGGAGCCGGGAGAGGCTGAAGAGCCCCGCGGCGATCAGTCCGGCCTGTGGGTCTTTGAATACGCGCACGGCGAGCAGGTACATCAGAATCAGGGTTCCGACCCCAGCCGCGATGGAGACGAGCCGCGTCGTGCTGTAAGTTGGAGGCAGGAAGGCGTACAGCGGTGCGGAGACATAAAAGTAAAGCGGCGGAAGTGCGAAGAGCGCTTCGTCAGCCTGATAGAAGGCGCTGCCAGTCTGGCGTTGTGGAGCATACGGGACGCGGGGGATGGCTGTCTCGAGAATCGTCCACCCGGGAATGGCGAACCATTCTTCATCCTGGCCCCCTGCCTCGCGGAGTACGAGGGGGACCCGCCAGATCAGAAAGAGGATCACAATCCCGGCGAGGGCCCAGCGACACCAGTGGCTGGTGTGAGAGGTGGTCTGATTCGATTCGGGTTCGGACAAGGTCGGCAGCAGGCTTTCGGTGACGGGACGCGCGGAAGTCGTTTCTAAGATTTTACCGACGATAAACGGTTTTCCAGTCGGGATCAAGCAGATTCCGAAGCAACGATGTGAATCGGCGTTCGCTTATTGCGGCAGGCATTCCAGAAGGCCGAGTACCGCCCAGGTGGTGCCCCAGTAGACGGCAGTTTCTTCGATGCGATCTTTCTTCTTGGCTTTGGTCCCTTTGACCGGCCAGGAGCCATCTTTTTTCTGAGTCGAGATCAGAAACTGCTCCGCCCGTCGGACTGGGTCGGCCTCTAAATCAACGCCTGCTTTACGGAGGGCGTACAGTGCCATGCCGGTGCCGAGGGCATCGCTGGGATCGCTGGTGAGCCAGCCCCAGCCACCATCATCGTGTTGCAGGCTCTGTAATTGCTGGATCATCTGGTCGCGCTGCTGGTCTTGTTTCTGGCTGGTCGCGAGCAAGAGTTTCATGACGTACCATTCGGTGCTTTTGCCCGGTGCACTCTTGTCGATAAAGGTCTGGGCCTGCTGGATGGTCTTTTGATTTTGAGGATCATCGGCGGCGGTCAGCAAACCGAGCGTGAGCCACATGGTACTTACGGCATCGGTTTCCGGTTTGGGACGCTTCTGAAAGGGAAGTTGCCCGCCTGCTTTCCAGGAGCCGTCGGGCCTCTGATCGACACGCAGCAGACCGATCAGTTTTTTGCGGGTTTCCGGATCTGAGTTGGCTGGCGTAAATGCGAACAATTGCTGGACTACGCCTTCTTTATTAGTCGTCCCCGCGATCTGGCCTTTGTCGTTCTTGGCCAGTGCCTTATCGTTGGCCCAGTCGGTCCATTCCTGCAGACGGTCGCTGACGGTGAAGCCATGCTGCTTCGCGTTCTGCAGACTCCAGAGCATGGTTCCCACGCGGTGGCAGGACGCACATTTCTTTTCCTCAATCCACCACAGGCCCTGTTTTTCAATATACGGGATGCTGCGCTCTACGGTCGACCGAACTTCGGCGGTGGTGGGCTGGGCGTCGGAGACTGCGCCGGTCAGAGCGAGGAGGAGTGAGCTGAAGAGGAACATGGTGAGCGCCTTTGGTTAGGAGACGGATCTGAGGATTAATACTTGCTTCTATTCTAACAGACCAGCATCCATTTATCAGAGTGAAATATAAAACGATTTCGATGAAATCGGGATAGAATTTCCGATTCTCAATGATGTGCCTTTGTTCCCGTTAAGAATTGATGAATCGCAATTTATGAAATCCAGAGAATCTCTTGCTGACTTAAGAAAGCACGACATAATTGCCATGAAGCATGCTAAAAAGGAGGGAGCACAAGTCGATGTTAAATTCAGGGGATATCTTGGCAGCTGAGGTCCTGGCGGTGCAGGTCTTCGGAGTTTTTTGCGCGTCTGACAAGCAGGAGATTCAGGTGCTGATCCCGGAGATCTCCTGGATCGCCTCTTTTAATTCTTGTGTGCAGTTTGCATCTCCGGGTGATCAATTACGGGTTAAGATCATTCATGTTGATGCGGCAGGCGGTCGGATTGCTGGTACGATTAAAGGAATGTACCCGGACCCCTGGGAGTCGAATCAGTTTGAAGTGGGAACAATTTTTTCGTCAAAAGTGATGCGTCATGTCGATCAGGCAGATCGATGCGATGGACAGTCTGGCTATCTGGTTGAACTGATACCAGGGTCTTATGCGATGTTATGTGAGCAGAACATTTCACTCACACCAGGTGAGCACTGTTCCGTCATCGTGAACGCAGTCAATCGGCGGCAACATGCAGTGCGTATCTCTCTGGTATCTCCGAACCAAAAAGCCTGTTAAGAAACGGTGAAGCATCCCGAGCGCGACTGGAACCCCGGATGCGTGACGATTAAGCTTTTGTTTCTCTTGTCAGTCAGGTTCTTCAAAGGTTTGTGTCAATGGGTTTCAGTCGATTGTTTTTCGTTGTGCTGCTGGTTATCAGTTGTAGCTTCACGTCATTGAATGCGGAGGAGAAGACGCAGACGCCCCTGTTTCAGGCGCATGCCCATAATGATTATGAACATGCCCGACCATTGCACGATGCGCTGGAGCATGGGTTCTGGTCTGTGGAGGCGGACATTTACCTGGTGGATGGTGAACTGCTGGTGGCCCACGATCGGCCTGATGTAACGCCGGAACGGACGCTGCGGAAACTTTACCTGGATCCGCTGCAGGCATATTTTCAGAAACGCACTTTTTCCAGTCAGGAGAAAACGCCCCCCTTCACTCTGCTGGTGGATATTAAAACGGATGGTGCGGCGGTTTACCCCATATTACGGCAGCAACTGGAAGACTATGCCGCGCTGTTGTGCAGGGTTGAGGATGGGAAATCGATTCCCGGGGCGGTGCAAATTGTGATTTCGGGAGACCGGCCGAAGAGACTGATCGCCGACGCCAACCCGCGGTATATGGGGATTGACGGGCGGCTGAGTGATCTGGGCTCGAAGCAGCCGGCGGAACTGATGCCGCTGATCAGCGATCGCTGGACGTCGCATTTCAAATATCGCGGCAAAGGAAGCATGTCTGAGGTGGAACGCACCAAACTGCGGACGATAGTGAAGCAGGCGCATGCCGCGGGGCGGCGGGTGCGGTTCTGGGCAACGCCGGAGTCAGAAGCCGTCTGGCGGGAACTGGTGGCCGCGGATGTGGATCACATTAACACGGATCAGCTCGAACGGCTGAGTGCGTTTCTTAAGAGGCAGACCGATTAGCTGGTTGCTGGTAAATTTACTCTCCCAGGGATGACTATTTCTGATCAGCGGCTTTCTCTGGATGCTCCCAATCCGCAGGCTGTGTTTCCCGTAACCATTGGATCATGCTGATGTCTTCTTTGCCGGGACGCAGGAAACCAATGTTCCCGATTTTCTCAACATACTGATTTGCTGTTGCGCCCTCGAGCGTCTGTCGAAGATATTTATCTATGAAGCCGCGTTCATTTTTATTTCGCATTTCTGCTGCGGCAGGAGTCGCGATCTCAATGAATACCAGTGCGTTGCTGAGGTAATAAACCCTGATGCATCTGCCAGAACCCATGCTGGCGTCTGGGGGGCCGAGCACCGAATGGAGCGGTTTCCCGATGGCACCCCCACCCAGCGTGTGTAGTTTTCGCATCCGTTGTTGTATTAGAGCGTCACTCAATTCTGGAGGCTTGAGTTTCTGCCAATGATCAAAGGCGCGATACAGGACTTCTTGGGTACCATCGTTGTGAACGTGTACTACCTGGGCTGCTTTATCTTTGTAATGACCGCTTCGGCCAATCAAATATAAAACAGGTTCAACGACGAGATAGCCATCGTCAACCTGATAGCATTTCCCCTCGAATCCTGCCGAATCGAAGGCGGGGCCTGCAAATTGAGGCAGGACAGTAAAGGATCTGGTTGTCAGATATTTTTTACGCTCGGCGAGGTGTTCCGGTGCTAACTTACCGCCCCAGGTATAAAAACAGTTATTGATTTCTCCATTGGGGGCTTTCAGATCACAATTCAGAAGCGTGCTGTTCTGATAATCCAGTTTCAACTCTCCCTCCGGCAGGTGGTAAATGTCTGTGGTTTCGCTAACTGAGTCCGGTTTGCCCGCAAG
This window harbors:
- a CDS encoding glycosyltransferase, which codes for MEQAATPLSVIVPVYNEDENFPRLIDAIDQRLPQPFRVLVVYDFDEDTTVPVARELATTRPYLSLVKNELGRGPANAIRAGFQAADNGPALVIMADLSDDLNDVAPMLELYHSGCRIVCASRYMQGGRQLGGPLLKRTLSRLAGLSLYYLVGFPTHDATNNFRLYDAALVNELQIESEQGFEIALELTAKAFVRGEKIGEIPTTWKDRDAGESRFQLFRWLPKYFRWYRYALIGRWFGRKKQR
- a CDS encoding NAD-dependent epimerase/dehydratase family protein; translation: MKVLITGAAGFIGSYVVGELLEAGYDVVGLDNFSKYGELSPAHQGHPRYEFLQADAKDIDLLSRLLKDCDHFIAGAAMIGGISYFHKFAYDLLAENERITAAAFDAALAAHREGQLQKITVISSSMVFECAQQFPSQEGDQRTCPPPESTYGFQKLAVEYYAQGAHQQYGLPYTIARPFNCVGIGERRAVTDEDVKSGDIELALSHVVPDLVQKIMKGQDPLQILGDGSQVRHYTYGGDLARGIRLCVEHPQALNEDFNLSTPQATTVLELAETIWQKIHGPDKPFRYQSEQPFPHDVQYRSPAVEKAKDMLGFTADTTLDQMLDEVIPWIKEQIARGTI
- a CDS encoding nucleotide sugar dehydrogenase → MNAQEGQTETTQVQHPLRVAIIGGGGHVGLPFGLALCDCGHTVTLVDLNEAQLDTIRSGQMPFQEINADQLLPRVLESGRLHCSTSFTALSEQDVIIVTIGTPVDEYLDPSLRAFDQVMEDVFQHCRPGQLLIIRSTVFPGVTQRLGRLVAERDLQIDVSYCPERIAQGRALLELTQLPQLVSGCTPQAAQRAASFFSDFGQEVIELSPVEAELGKLFTNSYRYINFAISNQFYMLAQRYEADFDRIYHAITYKYPRMNGFARAGFAGGPCLLKDTMQLASFNHNLLTLGQTAMAVNEGLPGFIVERLKKNHDLTGLTVGILGMGFKGNCDDPRSSLSYKLRKVLTLECRRVLCTDPFIDSSDFVSLETIQQESDILILGACHDEYRSLQTTKPLIDVFGFTTRQEP
- a CDS encoding glycosyltransferase family 39 protein gives rise to the protein MIPTGKPFIVGKILETTSARPVTESLLPTLSEPESNQTTSHTSHWCRWALAGIVILFLIWRVPLVLREAGGQDEEWFAIPGWTILETAIPRVPYAPQRQTGSAFYQADEALFALPPLYFYVSAPLYAFLPPTYSTTRLVSIAAGVGTLILMYLLAVRVFKDPQAGLIAAGLFSLSRLLYFPAVISRPDMLCCLWGLLAILMMYHWHDSARRYRDLGLVGLLLGLGMLTHPFALVYCIQLCCWALLVNGTWQQRLLRGTVITGCALAVFALWLPLILAYPEPFRYQFFTNVLDRSGPGLISRLLFPWPYFATQFQLLREHAGTIQLSLMAAGLVIGTGLAWRSRDHRQRILLLLTWSSIYLLIACQGHHPTKGYWSYPGVLLFLCLGWGLSRLATPLWNRSVVWRLPVLVGAACFVLAMLPGSGIRTWGAHIANWSNVNYNAPRFISRIIQELPADARYTVDRAYVFNFAAAGRQTLLGDNREFAFDARPFPYDYLIVSHDMRDRELSQEFKGRLVATWGDPDDPFSCFVEVYVPEDSPVQSLDQTSQK
- a CDS encoding prenyltransferase/squalene oxidase repeat-containing protein, encoding MFLFSSLLLALTGAVSDAQPTTAEVRSTVERSIPYIEKQGLWWIEEKKCASCHRVGTMLWSLQNAKQHGFTVSDRLQEWTDWANDKALAKNDKGQIAGTTNKEGVVQQLFAFTPANSDPETRKKLIGLLRVDQRPDGSWKAGGQLPFQKRPKPETDAVSTMWLTLGLLTAADDPQNQKTIQQAQTFIDKSAPGKSTEWYVMKLLLATSQKQDQQRDQMIQQLQSLQHDDGGWGWLTSDPSDALGTGMALYALRKAGVDLEADPVRRAEQFLISTQKKDGSWPVKGTKAKKKDRIEETAVYWGTTWAVLGLLECLPQ
- a CDS encoding S1 RNA-binding domain-containing protein, with translation MLNSGDILAAEVLAVQVFGVFCASDKQEIQVLIPEISWIASFNSCVQFASPGDQLRVKIIHVDAAGGRIAGTIKGMYPDPWESNQFEVGTIFSSKVMRHVDQADRCDGQSGYLVELIPGSYAMLCEQNISLTPGEHCSVIVNAVNRRQHAVRISLVSPNQKAC
- a CDS encoding phosphatidylinositol-specific phospholipase C/glycerophosphodiester phosphodiesterase family protein, which produces MGFSRLFFVVLLVISCSFTSLNAEEKTQTPLFQAHAHNDYEHARPLHDALEHGFWSVEADIYLVDGELLVAHDRPDVTPERTLRKLYLDPLQAYFQKRTFSSQEKTPPFTLLVDIKTDGAAVYPILRQQLEDYAALLCRVEDGKSIPGAVQIVISGDRPKRLIADANPRYMGIDGRLSDLGSKQPAELMPLISDRWTSHFKYRGKGSMSEVERTKLRTIVKQAHAAGRRVRFWATPESEAVWRELVAADVDHINTDQLERLSAFLKRQTD